From Sporosarcina sp. Te-1, the proteins below share one genomic window:
- a CDS encoding sulfate adenylyltransferase, with amino-acid sequence MLHMSESKFASYPQQPHGGELVDRVASGEELEELLAKAKQLPTIMVDLEAVITLEMIATGVLSPNVGFMNEVDYTSVLTKGRLANGTIWPVPLSFAPIGNRNQEVIQTLAVGDEVTLANEENEPIAILQIEDKFAYDKEFRAAHLFGTTDRDHPGVDAIYRRMGDVALGGPIRLLKRVDWGPFEKLRLEPKDTWHDFYEVKKFKSAAGFITGANPLHRGHEYIHKNALEEVDGLLLQPLVEMAKREYTRHEFRMLSYRSVLDTYYPKGRSILAPLRVTYIFAGPRETILHALIMKNYGCTHALIGRDHAGIGDYYDKYASHSIFDEFPPEELGIDVRLYHEVFYCTRCDTPSTVQSCPHDERYRINISGTGIREMLRHGIMPPKEIVRPESARIAIQGIQPKGLDENENAISPVGKTIKSMFPFYLERTRLGGRKRVTALTVEELTNFDLEMVNLDVRSNADRIYRDVFEEYSNAGDTNRHLQPDWVTEARDALQTQQQMVISDLEVKVKQAPHTASDEFMYQDKVEAERELDVAKQILADLPKGLRAEDVDYRTWNVLPYQRYRGSDEPNK; translated from the coding sequence ATGTTACACATGTCGGAAAGCAAGTTTGCTTCATATCCACAGCAGCCTCATGGGGGAGAGCTGGTGGACCGTGTGGCAAGCGGAGAGGAACTGGAGGAGCTGCTGGCAAAGGCAAAGCAGTTGCCGACAATTATGGTCGATCTTGAAGCGGTGATTACGCTTGAAATGATTGCGACCGGGGTGCTCTCGCCGAATGTAGGATTCATGAATGAAGTGGATTATACGTCGGTGTTGACCAAGGGGAGACTTGCAAATGGGACGATTTGGCCTGTTCCGCTTAGTTTCGCACCGATCGGCAATCGAAATCAGGAAGTGATTCAAACGCTGGCAGTCGGGGATGAAGTGACGCTCGCCAACGAAGAAAACGAACCGATCGCCATTTTGCAGATTGAAGACAAATTCGCATACGACAAGGAGTTTCGTGCTGCCCATTTGTTTGGTACGACAGATCGGGATCATCCGGGTGTAGATGCCATATATAGACGAATGGGAGATGTGGCGCTCGGCGGGCCGATCCGTTTATTGAAACGGGTCGATTGGGGGCCGTTTGAGAAGCTTCGGCTCGAGCCAAAAGATACGTGGCACGATTTTTATGAAGTGAAGAAATTTAAGTCGGCTGCAGGTTTCATTACGGGAGCCAATCCACTGCATCGAGGACATGAATATATTCATAAAAACGCTTTGGAAGAAGTGGATGGCCTATTGTTACAGCCGCTCGTGGAGATGGCGAAACGCGAGTATACCCGCCACGAATTCCGGATGTTGTCGTATCGGAGTGTTCTGGATACGTACTATCCGAAAGGACGGTCCATCCTGGCGCCGCTCCGCGTGACGTATATTTTTGCTGGTCCGCGGGAGACGATTTTGCACGCGCTCATTATGAAAAATTATGGCTGCACCCATGCGTTAATCGGCCGAGATCATGCCGGCATCGGAGATTATTACGACAAATATGCCAGCCATAGCATTTTTGATGAATTCCCTCCAGAAGAGCTCGGCATCGACGTTCGTCTCTACCATGAAGTCTTCTATTGTACACGTTGTGATACTCCGTCGACTGTACAATCTTGCCCGCATGACGAACGATATCGTATTAACATTTCTGGCACGGGCATACGTGAAATGCTCCGCCATGGCATCATGCCGCCTAAAGAGATTGTGCGTCCCGAATCGGCGAGAATCGCCATCCAAGGCATTCAGCCGAAGGGTCTTGATGAAAATGAAAACGCTATCAGTCCGGTTGGGAAGACGATTAAGAGTATGTTCCCGTTCTATCTGGAACGTACACGGCTTGGCGGACGCAAACGCGTGACAGCGCTCACAGTAGAAGAGCTGACAAACTTCGATTTGGAAATGGTCAACTTGGATGTCCGTTCCAACGCCGATCGGATTTATCGGGACGTCTTCGAGGAGTATAGCAACGCAGGAGATACGAACCGTCATTTACAGCCTGACTGGGTGACAGAAGCACGGGACGCACTCCAAACCCAGCAGCAAATGGTTATCAGCGATTTGGAAGTGAAAGTGAAACAAGCACCACATACAGCATCTGACGAATTCATGTATCAGGATAAGGTAGAAGCGGAACGTGAACTCGATGTAGCTAAACAGATCTTGGCCGATCTGCCAAAGGGGCTGCGGGCAGAGGATGTAGATTATCGGACGTGGAATGTCCTGCCTTATCAACGCTACCGTGGCAGCGACGAGCCCAACAAGTAA
- a CDS encoding YjcZ family sporulation protein yields the protein MSGGGGGGYGSGFALIVVLFILLIIVGAAFLGGGYY from the coding sequence ATGTCCGGAGGCGGTGGAGGCGGTTACGGTAGCGGTTTCGCTTTGATCGTAGTCTTGTTTATCCTGTTGATTATTGTTGGTGCTGCTTTCTTAGGCGGTGGGTACTATTAA
- the norA gene encoding multidrug efflux MFS transporter NorA has product MKKTTVTLIILLINLFIAFLGIGLVIPVLPTLMNELHISGKVVGYMVAVFALAQLLVSPLAGRWADAFGRKRMIVIGLFIFSLSELLFGIGQTLPVLFISRMLGGVSAAFIMPAVTAFIADITTTEMRAKALGYMSAAISTGFIIGPGIGGFLADFGTRVPFFFAAGLACFAGVFSLVMLREPERQVQETVDGPQKSGLQKVFVPMYFIAFMVILISSFGLASFESIFSLFVDHKFQFTPKDIAIIITGGGIVGAIAQVALFDRLTKYMGEIRVIFFSLLFSAVLVYLMTIVHSYFSVLLVTMIVFVGFDLIRPAVTSYLSKIAGNDQGFVGGMNSMFTSIGNIFGPIMGGALFDIHLDYPFYAGAIFLLLGLVLVLFWKQPKESL; this is encoded by the coding sequence ATGAAAAAAACGACAGTCACGTTAATAATCCTGCTGATCAATTTATTTATTGCTTTTCTTGGAATTGGGCTGGTCATTCCCGTTTTACCAACGTTGATGAATGAGTTGCATATTTCGGGTAAGGTCGTTGGCTATATGGTCGCAGTGTTTGCCTTAGCCCAATTGCTCGTGTCCCCGCTTGCCGGTCGTTGGGCGGATGCGTTCGGAAGGAAGCGGATGATTGTTATCGGCTTATTTATCTTCAGCTTATCGGAGCTGTTATTTGGTATCGGGCAAACCTTACCCGTTCTATTTATTTCCCGGATGCTTGGCGGTGTAAGTGCAGCGTTCATCATGCCGGCCGTAACGGCTTTCATTGCAGATATCACGACCACGGAGATGCGTGCGAAAGCACTTGGCTATATGTCGGCAGCTATCTCAACCGGGTTTATCATCGGTCCGGGGATCGGTGGATTTCTAGCGGATTTTGGTACGCGTGTCCCATTTTTCTTTGCGGCAGGACTTGCCTGTTTCGCTGGCGTGTTCTCGCTGGTGATGCTGCGTGAACCTGAGAGGCAGGTGCAGGAAACAGTTGATGGCCCCCAAAAGTCAGGGCTTCAAAAAGTCTTCGTTCCTATGTATTTCATTGCATTCATGGTCATTTTAATTTCATCATTCGGTTTGGCATCCTTTGAGTCGATCTTCAGCCTTTTTGTGGATCACAAGTTTCAATTTACCCCTAAGGACATTGCCATCATTATTACAGGCGGTGGTATTGTTGGGGCCATTGCGCAAGTGGCTTTATTTGACCGCTTGACAAAATATATGGGCGAGATTCGAGTCATCTTTTTCAGCCTGCTTTTCTCGGCAGTACTTGTTTATTTGATGACAATCGTCCATTCCTACTTCAGTGTCTTGCTTGTGACGATGATCGTTTTTGTCGGTTTCGATTTAATCCGCCCAGCTGTTACTTCGTATTTATCCAAAATTGCCGGGAATGATCAAGGGTTTGTCGGGGGAATGAACTCCATGTTTACGAGCATCGGCAATATTTTTGGCCCGATCATGGGCGGCGCCCTTTTTGACATTCATCTGGACTATCCGTTTTACGCAGGAGCAATTTTCCTGTTACTCGGTCTAGTACTCGTCCTTTTTTGGAAGCAGCCAAAAGAAAGCTTGTGA
- the sda gene encoding sporulation histidine kinase inhibitor Sda → MEKLSVNSLLQAYILAKKIGLDPDFIKLLELELRRRSVNLKKIMLFQKRDPSLSS, encoded by the coding sequence ATGGAAAAATTATCAGTGAATAGCTTATTGCAGGCATACATCTTAGCGAAGAAAATCGGTCTTGATCCGGATTTTATCAAGTTGCTGGAACTGGAGCTTAGGCGGCGTTCCGTCAACTTAAAGAAAATCATGCTGTTCCAAAAAAGAGATCCATCCTTAAGTTCATAA
- a CDS encoding YhgE/Pip domain-containing protein — protein MNALQALLRLRGTYIGIIAAVMFQLIFFSVWLTAYNGVQDRTHNLAIGMVNEDQNAEPIAKELQQNLPVQTKQFHTLEEAFDQMNEREVNMVIHIPENFVSSLGSESRPSIQYWINQANATSSKTMMEQLTFEVTNKLNTEISFQQKTAATGAIEQQLNQLPVEPAVAQAIGEAFKNLAASIQSEPIDKVVHKTNAVDQFSANLVPLMVIISSFVGAMVMIMQINEAAGTLRTTYSKWGLFFGRQIINIAVAFLLPLLTIGLMNLFDVASEESFVAIYLFQGVMFLSFLLVAQVFVYVFGNYGMVFNILALSLQLVTSGVLVARELLPSGYHAIASFLPATYGADGYYTIVFGGNEGALFTNITPLLLIAGSALLVTAGAVFLRREKKSIQVNESSLLMEP, from the coding sequence ATGAATGCGTTACAAGCTTTATTGCGCTTAAGAGGGACCTATATTGGAATCATTGCAGCGGTGATGTTCCAGCTTATTTTCTTTTCGGTTTGGCTGACAGCCTATAATGGTGTCCAAGACCGAACCCACAACTTAGCCATCGGGATGGTAAATGAGGATCAAAATGCAGAACCCATTGCAAAAGAGTTACAACAGAATTTGCCGGTTCAAACAAAACAATTCCATACACTGGAGGAAGCCTTTGATCAAATGAATGAAAGAGAAGTCAACATGGTCATCCACATCCCCGAAAATTTCGTATCGTCTTTAGGTTCGGAGTCTCGGCCATCCATTCAATATTGGATCAATCAGGCAAACGCCACATCAAGCAAGACAATGATGGAACAACTCACTTTTGAAGTGACCAACAAGCTGAATACCGAAATTTCGTTCCAGCAAAAAACAGCCGCAACCGGAGCCATTGAACAACAATTGAATCAATTGCCAGTTGAACCTGCTGTCGCACAAGCTATCGGAGAGGCATTCAAAAACCTCGCAGCCTCGATTCAATCGGAGCCAATCGATAAAGTCGTTCACAAAACGAATGCAGTGGATCAATTTTCCGCCAATCTCGTCCCGTTGATGGTCATCATTTCTTCTTTTGTCGGCGCGATGGTCATGATCATGCAAATCAACGAAGCGGCTGGAACTCTTCGTACAACTTATTCCAAATGGGGATTATTTTTCGGAAGACAGATTATTAACATTGCTGTCGCATTCCTACTGCCTCTCCTGACCATTGGATTGATGAACCTATTTGACGTGGCCTCTGAGGAATCATTTGTTGCTATCTATTTATTCCAAGGCGTCATGTTCCTTTCCTTTTTACTGGTTGCCCAAGTCTTTGTCTACGTCTTCGGCAATTACGGAATGGTCTTCAACATACTCGCCCTTTCCCTGCAGCTCGTGACATCTGGCGTCTTAGTCGCAAGAGAATTGCTACCAAGCGGCTATCATGCAATCGCCTCATTCTTGCCTGCCACGTATGGCGCAGACGGCTACTATACCATCGTCTTTGGCGGCAATGAAGGAGCGCTCTTTACTAACATCACCCCTCTTCTCCTAATAGCGGGGTCAGCTCTGCTCGTCACCGCAGGCGCAGTTTTTCTCCGTCGCGAGAAGAAGAGCATACAGGTAAATGAATCGAGTCTTCTTATGGAACCATGA
- a CDS encoding dicarboxylate/amino acid:cation symporter: MKRIVSTYLHTSLILKITIALVLGIIAGFLLGDNASVLVPFGDLLLRLLTFLIIPLILFTLIVGVNQTNISNLGRMGTKVFVYYTLSSAIAIVVGLAVASLFQPGIGMELTGNEAFEVPENPGIVSVLLNIVPSNIVTAFTEMNLLGIIFTALAFGIAISAMRSSANYSEYGDMLLKFFNALNEASMIILKAILQYVPIGVFAIMANTVGSQGIDTLVSLGGMIGVFYIALLAHIVLYILFLLLFGVKPLDFFKHARTPMLTAFVTQSSAGTLPLTLTAAKNMGISRSLYGFSLPLGATINMDGAAIRIAVSTVFAANVTGHPLSLSDMLMVVLIGTLASIGTAGVPGAGIVMIATVFVQLGLPMEAVALLTAIDALIGMGATALNITGDLVGTRAIDQHEKRRQKKSLGHPS; the protein is encoded by the coding sequence GTGAAACGGATTGTCAGTACATACCTCCACACTTCATTAATTCTCAAAATCACGATTGCTCTTGTCCTTGGAATTATCGCAGGGTTCCTTCTAGGAGACAATGCCTCCGTACTCGTTCCATTTGGCGATCTCCTGCTGCGCTTATTGACTTTCTTGATCATCCCGCTTATTCTTTTCACACTCATCGTCGGGGTAAATCAAACAAATATTAGTAATTTAGGACGCATGGGAACCAAAGTGTTTGTCTACTATACACTTAGTTCTGCAATTGCTATTGTCGTCGGCCTTGCGGTGGCAAGCTTGTTTCAGCCTGGAATCGGGATGGAGCTCACCGGAAATGAGGCGTTTGAAGTACCGGAAAACCCTGGAATCGTCAGCGTCTTACTCAATATTGTCCCTTCAAACATAGTAACCGCATTTACGGAGATGAACCTCCTCGGTATCATTTTTACAGCATTGGCATTCGGCATAGCTATTTCAGCCATGCGCTCCTCCGCCAATTACAGCGAATATGGGGACATGCTGTTGAAGTTCTTTAATGCTCTGAATGAAGCATCGATGATTATTTTAAAAGCGATTCTCCAGTATGTACCGATTGGTGTATTTGCGATTATGGCCAATACGGTCGGAAGCCAAGGAATTGATACACTCGTATCCCTTGGTGGCATGATTGGGGTTTTTTACATTGCACTTCTCGCCCATATCGTCTTGTACATTCTGTTTCTGCTCTTATTCGGTGTGAAGCCGCTGGACTTTTTTAAACATGCAAGAACCCCGATGCTCACTGCGTTTGTTACCCAAAGCAGTGCAGGTACGCTTCCTTTAACTCTTACTGCAGCTAAAAATATGGGGATATCCAGAAGTCTATATGGTTTCAGCTTACCATTAGGGGCAACGATTAATATGGACGGGGCGGCGATCCGCATTGCTGTCTCCACTGTCTTTGCGGCCAATGTAACCGGCCATCCGCTTAGTCTTTCCGATATGCTGATGGTCGTATTGATCGGCACTCTTGCCTCAATTGGAACAGCGGGTGTCCCAGGTGCCGGTATTGTCATGATTGCAACCGTGTTCGTGCAGCTCGGTTTGCCGATGGAGGCAGTCGCTTTACTGACAGCCATCGATGCTTTGATTGGTATGGGCGCTACCGCTTTAAATATAACCGGCGATTTAGTCGGGACCCGTGCCATTGATCAACATGAAAAAAGAAGGCAAAAAAAATCGCTAGGACATCCATCATGA
- a CDS encoding LysR family transcriptional regulator, which translates to MDIRQLRYFIAIVEEGKISAAADRLHISQPPLSQQLKNMEEELDSQLIIRTGKRFEVTEAGKSLYAYALQVTQLMEEAEMEVKSVGNGANGTLSLGINTLSLAELPGLLQKFHIQYPKVYIKIKQNESTYLCKLVRDRVVELAIVRLPLEIGDLSIIHLMEEPFYFITSEQCEPLQTEVSLHKIKDYPLFLPSKEGMGIHYLILEGFSRLEVKPNIIGECSDISTLLDLVSSGLGASIVPETVLKRYQGKPIRSYRLAKPNNLLAPIGLVWLKNHYLSKTAQHFVDMVRKEFC; encoded by the coding sequence TTGGATATAAGACAGTTACGCTATTTTATAGCGATTGTCGAGGAAGGGAAAATTTCAGCTGCTGCAGATAGACTTCATATTTCCCAACCACCGCTAAGCCAACAATTAAAAAACATGGAAGAGGAGCTCGATTCCCAGCTGATTATCAGAACAGGCAAACGTTTTGAAGTGACGGAAGCAGGAAAGTCCCTCTATGCCTATGCACTTCAAGTGACGCAGTTGATGGAAGAGGCAGAAATGGAAGTGAAATCAGTTGGAAATGGTGCGAATGGAACGTTATCGTTAGGGATTAATACATTATCTTTGGCAGAATTGCCCGGACTGCTTCAGAAATTCCACATCCAGTACCCTAAGGTTTACATTAAAATTAAACAGAATGAGTCCACGTATCTTTGCAAGTTAGTAAGAGATCGTGTGGTGGAACTGGCCATCGTCCGTTTACCACTCGAAATTGGGGATCTTTCCATCATTCACCTTATGGAGGAACCTTTTTATTTCATCACATCCGAACAGTGTGAACCGCTCCAAACGGAAGTCTCACTTCATAAAATCAAGGACTACCCATTGTTTTTGCCAAGCAAGGAAGGAATGGGCATCCATTATTTAATTCTGGAAGGGTTTTCCCGATTAGAAGTAAAACCGAATATTATAGGTGAATGTTCCGATATTTCAACCTTACTCGATTTGGTGTCATCTGGACTCGGCGCTTCCATCGTTCCAGAAACAGTCCTGAAACGTTATCAAGGTAAACCGATTCGTTCCTATCGCTTAGCAAAACCGAACAACCTATTGGCGCCAATCGGACTTGTTTGGCTGAAAAACCACTATCTATCAAAAACTGCACAGCATTTTGTCGATATGGTTCGGAAAGAATTCTGTTAA
- a CDS encoding YjcZ family sporulation protein: MSGASGGTGYGGGYALIVVLFILLIIVGAAFWWGGY, translated from the coding sequence ATGTCTGGAGCTAGCGGAGGAACAGGATACGGCGGCGGATACGCATTGATCGTGGTCCTATTCATTTTATTGATCATCGTAGGCGCCGCTTTTTGGTGGGGCGGCTATTAA
- a CDS encoding TetR/AcrR family transcriptional regulator, with protein MLLSTKSTTERILEAAIELVSEKGYAAATTKSIADLAGVNEVTIFRHFGNKRGILKAIIEKFSYGPILQKTIQLEVTYELKDDLLLFSEEYLRYMFSIKDFVLIGFREAGSFPEIDEEIANIPRVIKEELMKYFMEMQRRGKIMDIDVEPIAMSFIAINFGHFISAARLGSNVTTIDLTELLRTSVTIFSRGIAP; from the coding sequence GTGCTGTTGTCAACAAAATCGACAACAGAGCGTATACTGGAAGCGGCCATCGAATTAGTGAGCGAAAAAGGGTATGCAGCTGCCACGACAAAATCCATAGCAGATCTTGCCGGAGTTAATGAAGTGACGATTTTCCGCCACTTCGGAAATAAACGAGGTATCTTGAAAGCAATCATCGAAAAGTTTTCGTACGGACCGATTTTGCAGAAGACGATTCAATTGGAAGTGACCTATGAGTTGAAGGACGATTTGCTTCTCTTTTCAGAGGAGTATCTTCGTTATATGTTCTCCATCAAAGATTTTGTCCTGATCGGGTTCAGGGAAGCTGGTTCATTCCCAGAAATCGATGAGGAAATTGCAAACATTCCTCGTGTCATCAAAGAGGAGCTCATGAAGTATTTTATGGAGATGCAGCGCAGAGGCAAAATAATGGACATCGATGTGGAACCGATCGCCATGTCATTTATTGCTATCAACTTCGGACATTTCATCTCTGCAGCAAGGCTTGGTTCCAATGTAACGACGATCGATCTGACAGAATTATTGAGAACAAGTGTCACCATTTTTTCTAGGGGCATTGCCCCCTAG
- a CDS encoding Nramp family divalent metal transporter: MRDAERREKTTISAEAALRGELKGIRKYLPFLGPAFIAAVAYIDPGNFATNITAGSTYGYLLLWVIAVSNLLAVLIQSLSAKLGIATGMNLPEVARERFPKGVSIFLWIQAELVIIATDLAEFIGAALGLYLLFGIPMLPAALITAVGSFVILELQRRGYRTLEAVIAGMLFIVVLAFAFQTFLAKPDIGEVVQGIVTPRFDGVDSILLAAGILGATVMPHAIYLHSSLTQRRIVGRNEEEKKRIFRFEFIDILIAMIIAGAINMSMLIIAAALFFQKGGVVEDLDVAFNQLGDAIGPIAALSFALGLLIAGLSSSSVGTMSGDVVMQGFINKRINLYLRRAITMIPPLAIIMTGVNATHALVLSQVILSFGIAFALVPLVMFTSNKQIMGGLVNHKATTIAAWAVAVLVIFLNLFLLYETVL, encoded by the coding sequence ATGCGGGATGCGGAAAGACGCGAAAAAACTACAATTTCGGCGGAGGCAGCACTACGAGGAGAATTGAAAGGAATCCGCAAATACCTTCCGTTTCTAGGGCCTGCTTTCATTGCGGCAGTCGCTTATATTGATCCCGGCAATTTTGCTACGAATATTACGGCCGGGTCTACATATGGTTATTTGCTTTTATGGGTCATTGCAGTTTCGAATTTGCTCGCTGTATTGATCCAATCCTTATCTGCCAAACTGGGGATTGCAACGGGGATGAATTTGCCGGAAGTGGCGAGGGAGAGGTTTCCGAAAGGCGTTTCCATTTTCCTCTGGATTCAAGCCGAGCTTGTCATTATCGCAACGGACTTAGCTGAATTTATCGGAGCCGCTCTTGGCCTTTATCTATTGTTTGGCATACCGATGTTGCCTGCCGCTCTGATCACCGCGGTCGGATCATTCGTTATTTTAGAATTGCAACGGCGGGGGTACCGTACCTTGGAAGCTGTCATCGCAGGGATGCTGTTCATTGTGGTGCTCGCTTTCGCTTTCCAAACGTTTTTAGCTAAGCCAGATATAGGAGAAGTCGTGCAAGGCATTGTGACACCACGTTTTGACGGAGTCGACAGCATCCTTCTAGCAGCGGGCATCCTTGGCGCAACGGTCATGCCACATGCCATCTATCTTCACTCATCATTGACACAACGCCGAATTGTTGGAAGGAATGAAGAGGAGAAGAAGCGGATATTTCGTTTTGAATTTATTGATATTCTCATCGCAATGATTATCGCAGGTGCGATTAATATGAGCATGCTGATTATTGCAGCCGCTCTCTTTTTTCAAAAAGGAGGAGTTGTGGAAGACTTGGACGTCGCTTTTAACCAACTGGGCGACGCAATTGGACCGATTGCCGCTTTATCCTTTGCACTCGGTCTCCTGATTGCGGGGCTGTCCAGTTCATCGGTCGGAACGATGTCTGGAGATGTGGTCATGCAAGGCTTCATCAATAAGCGAATTAATTTATATCTCCGGCGTGCGATTACGATGATTCCACCGCTTGCCATTATTATGACTGGCGTGAATGCGACTCATGCCCTTGTTTTAAGCCAGGTGATATTATCATTCGGCATTGCTTTTGCCCTTGTTCCGCTTGTCATGTTCACTTCCAACAAACAGATTATGGGCGGCTTGGTGAACCATAAAGCTACGACGATCGCAGCTTGGGCTGTTGCGGTACTCGTCATTTTCCTAAATTTGTTCCTGCTGTACGAAACGGTTTTGTAA
- a CDS encoding MFS transporter — protein sequence MDFRVLILAVSTITVGLVELVVGGILPVIADDLGISIGTAGQLITIFALVYAIAGPVLLSLTAKIERKKLYLITLSVFFAGNVMTYFSPTFTMMMIARIITAMSAALVIVLSLTITARIAKPEVRAKSLGYIYMGISSSLVLGVPLGILITNAFGWRTVFLGIAILSVGSIMLISTYLEKIPTGEVQPLSEQIRALANKKIVFAHLATMFMLAGHYTVYAYFTPFLETTLQLNQYWISICYFLFGLAAVSGGAFGGGLASRLGSKKSILFILGTFAISLFVLPYSTVSFPVFIVIMMIWGALSWALAPPQQDYIIQTDPVASDIHQSFNNSALQIGIALGSAIGGIVLGHTDSVVSTATAGSGIVVIAFLCAVVSLSMAVPAKQPQHKPNQVRYEER from the coding sequence ATGGATTTTAGAGTACTCATATTGGCAGTTTCCACGATAACAGTCGGATTGGTTGAATTGGTTGTAGGTGGAATTTTACCCGTGATTGCCGACGATTTGGGCATTTCCATTGGCACCGCCGGCCAATTAATCACCATCTTTGCACTCGTCTACGCCATAGCGGGACCCGTCCTACTTTCCTTGACGGCCAAAATCGAGAGAAAGAAATTATACCTAATTACACTTTCCGTGTTTTTCGCCGGAAATGTTATGACCTATTTCAGTCCGACCTTTACAATGATGATGATTGCACGAATTATAACGGCGATGAGTGCAGCGCTCGTAATCGTCCTTTCTTTGACGATTACAGCCCGCATTGCCAAGCCGGAAGTCCGCGCAAAATCGTTAGGCTATATTTATATGGGCATCAGCTCGTCACTTGTGCTTGGAGTTCCACTAGGCATTCTTATTACAAACGCATTCGGCTGGAGAACCGTCTTTTTAGGGATCGCGATCCTGTCTGTCGGATCGATCATGCTCATCTCCACTTATCTTGAAAAGATACCAACCGGGGAAGTCCAGCCATTATCCGAGCAAATTCGGGCCCTTGCGAATAAAAAAATCGTCTTTGCCCATCTAGCGACGATGTTTATGCTGGCTGGCCACTACACCGTTTATGCATATTTCACTCCATTCCTTGAGACAACGCTCCAGTTGAATCAATATTGGATCAGCATTTGCTATTTCCTTTTCGGTTTGGCTGCAGTAAGCGGCGGTGCGTTTGGAGGCGGCCTGGCATCCCGGCTCGGTTCGAAAAAGAGTATCTTATTCATACTGGGAACATTTGCAATCAGTTTGTTTGTTCTGCCCTATTCGACTGTTTCCTTCCCGGTGTTCATTGTCATCATGATGATTTGGGGAGCTCTTAGCTGGGCTTTGGCACCGCCACAACAGGATTATATTATCCAAACAGACCCGGTCGCATCCGATATTCACCAAAGCTTCAACAACTCTGCTTTGCAAATCGGCATTGCACTCGGATCAGCGATTGGCGGCATCGTCCTCGGCCATACGGATTCTGTAGTCAGCACTGCAACAGCCGGATCAGGCATTGTTGTCATCGCATTTCTTTGTGCTGTCGTGTCCTTATCCATGGCCGTGCCTGCGAAACAACCGCAACATAAACCGAACCAGGTCAGATATGAAGAAAGGTGA